AACACATCAGGCCACCAACTGATAAAAGGACCAGAATTAAGATTTCTTtctaccttcttcttcttgcgtgtggcgtgcacagcctaaagttgtaggacaacttgttctatttgatcttatttgattgtgcacaccaggttgattgcatttgttgaaacagggcgggccacgtgaaggttgcaatctcccacccatagTCGAGGAGTGAGTGAGCAGCTATTTTGAGAGGAGAAAAATCAATTTTGAAAAATCTGCGGAGAATTGgacaaggtccagaggaggtttacgagaatgattgggttaatatatgaagAGCATTTGATGACTcggggcttgtactcgctagagtttagaaggatgagggtagaAACATGCTGAATCATtaaaacctaccaaataatgaaaggcctagagagagtggatgtggaaaggaggtTTCCAgtcgtgtgagagtctaggactagaggacacagcctcagaaccaAAAGACATacgtttagaatggagacaaggagaaatttctttagccagagggtgacgaaactgtggaattcattgcgacaGACAACGGTGGAGCCCaaatcattgagtatttttaaagtggagattgaaaagttcttgattagtaagtacaTCACAGGTTacaggagatggcaggagaatggggttgagaggtaaaaatATATGCCAAGATCAAATGACAGATCAGattcaatgggcagaatggcctaattctgtacaTATGTGTTATGATTTAAAAGGCAGCTCATGTATCAAATGCTTTATCAATGAACTGGAGCCAGATATAGTCAGAGGTTAGAATAGAAATTTTCCATTTCCTAAAGAGCACTAGATTCCAAAATCACCATTACCTACACCGGCTTAGTATTATTTTACTTAATTATGTGGATTTTAAATTCCCCTATAGCCGCGATTGGATTTGAACCTGCATCTTGGATATTGGTCCAGTAACACACAATAAAGCGTCCATGTACAATAAGGTAACCAGTTGATCTTTAGATAGCATTTAAAACATATATAATTTAAAAGCCAGGCTGTACTTATTGAATATTCACACACTACAATaggatacatttttaaaaagcaacttttaatatatttaattgaAACATCCAAATGTGTTACATAATATTTAGTCACACAAACATTGAAAAGAAATTGTAAGATTTAGCGGCAGTTACTTTTTCATCCAACTCGTAGCATTTGCTTACATTTCTTTACGGTGATAAGTAATATGCAAGCATTTTTAATTCAAAAATGACCTTTTTTACTTTTggtaaaaagtaaaataaatactgTAAAGCTGAGCCTGTAACCTGTTATTTTCTTTCCATTGCAGTAAAAATAAGCAGGGAAGATATACAAAGTGTAATCAACAGTGCTTCAGTGTCTAGACTGGACAAAGCAGCCATTCAAGGATGGCTTCActtttccttttaaaaaaatgttttaaaagctgACTGAAACGCATTGCCAATACAGATATATACAAAAAATATTGTACAGTTAACTCCAGGTCTACCAAGTTACTTCATCACTaataatgcagtgtggaaactcaAACAAACCAGTGCTAATAGGCAATTTTATTGTGATTGACCTTCCTTTCCCCCAATCACACTAGTTTTAGCTCGCGTATTAGAACTAACCATGAAAATGTTAAATATCCTGTTTTAGATTGCAACAAATTCCCAATCATTTACATGTAAACACCAATTTGCTCTGCAAACTTTGGAAGATTACTACAAATTAAAAATGAAGTATTTTTATGTCTTTTGGTCATAACCCAGGTATGTTTAGTACAAATCCTTTCTCCAAATGAAGCATACAGCCACATTAGGAGGAAACTATCCTAAGACACTAATAAATACAAAAATTGTTTTGACATAAAAAGAATGACtgtaagaaaaaaaatgttcttcgTAACAAGGCAGCATTAATCGAGGTCAAGCTTGGCCAATATCCTGCAAGAGAAAACAGATAATGAAAACTAAACATACAACCCAGGGAAATAAATAACTACTTGATTACAGATACATGTTTAAGGCAGAAAGTGACTTACAAGCATGAGGAGAATACGAGAAAGTTCCTGCACTATATTTCACATGGTAATGTGTCGTCTTGTAAATGTTCAGTGGAAGTAAGTGGGTTATAAATGTTGCTTTATAAACAAAGACTTGCAAACAAAGACTTGGAAAGGAATCAGTTATTATGCATCCATCTGTTCCTCCTACCTGCAGCACAGTTAAGAAATGTATTGCACACAGAGGTACAGACTGAATTAAGGTCACATTTAATTTATCTCAGCCCCCTGAAGGGAATCGCAAAATGCGAGCCAACTGCATCCAAAGCACATTGGTCCTAATCCTATTACACAGGCCATggggcaatatatatatattgctgtGTGATAATGAGATAATGATACTGtgttatgttatatatatatatattcattcacGAAGAGATGTGGGTCTTACATTGCCCATCCCATTATCCTGCTATCATAAACTGTGACAGTCCTTGAGGAATGGATATACCCACAATGCTATTTGAGTtttccaggattttgacccagtgacaatgaaggGACAGGAAATTGGTGGGCAGTTTGGAGAGCAACTTCCAGGTTGTATAATTTTCCAAAACCTATGGCACTTCATCCCACCTTGATGGgatggatactggactttctaaccaacagaccccagtctgtgctcagggctgtgtgctgagcccccgcctctactccctcttcacctaaccctcaccctgaacaccggcgttcctcagcaacaacgatgagctggcctacagggaggaggtccagcacttagcagcatggtgcgctgacaacaacctggcccttaactccaagaagaccaaggagctcattgtagacttcaggaagtccagaggcggcacgcacacccccatccacattaacgggacggaggtggaacgtgtttctagcttcaggttcctgggagtcaacatctccgatgacctctcttggcaCCTCTACTCTCACCAAGAAGGCTCATCATCTGAGGAGAGAGTCAGATCCTTGAACACACCCATTAATTGAGCAACTGCTCTGCACAGGATGGATAGAGTGGGGAATTAGGCAGTGTTACTTGCCGTAGGATTGTTAGCCTTTGACTTGATCTTCCACAAGAAGTTGAGAAATTTACTGGGAAATGCAATGTACCCTTTAATATTCCATTTCCACACCTCCCCGAATCTGCTTCTATTTGCCCTTCATTCCTCCCCTAATAATTCCTTCCTCATGAATCCACCTGTTAACCACTGGCCCCTTTCTCACCTCTCCTCTGCTCCTCTGTATACTGGCCATCTTCCCTCTGTACTCTCAGTCCTGACGTTTTGAGCCCAAATATCGACAGTCTCTCCCAACCCTggttgagctcctccagcagattattATTAATCCCTAAATCCCGTTTCCTCACAAGTAGTTAATGAACCTTTCCTCTGAAGAAGGTATAGAGAAGGGAAGCTCAAACAATTCCTAACCCAGGTACACCAGGTCAGACCATTAGCACGACTTACGATTTGTCGCAAAATTGTGAACATGAAATTGATACGATTCAGAACAGATAATGATACTGTGTGGGACACATGTGCTGGGTGGCCAGATGTTTTTTCAATTGGTGATTGATCAGTAAAAGAACTGCAGAGAACAGCTGGGAATGATCAATGTGGGATTTTTATTCAAAACTACAACTGAAAGCAGGCAAGAGTTTGGGCAATGACCACTTGCATTGGGGTGCTCTGTGCTTTGCATTGTGGAGGGTTAGGacgagggaagaaggggggggggtgaaggggaaggGTGATGAGGGTTGCAGTCAGAAGAGAATGTCTGTCGAAGTTGGGATAAGTGGATATGGGAGGCTAGCCCATTCTCATCCACAGCACGTAACATAAATACAGCTTCACAAAACTTACTAACGTTAAAAGGTTACCTGATATGGCTGGTGTTAGAGAAGGGTGCATGACCTGGGTTCTCTAAAGGGGTTGCTTCCTGCAGGTAGTCCCACCAACAGAGCATCTTTGCAGGCATTCTGGACGCAATACTGCTGGAGCTCAGTGGCAGCCTGTGAGACCTGCATTTGAAAACACTCATCAGGAAATGCACTTGAATTACAAAAGCTATCAACTTCCCTGACCAGGAAAACTTGgaaacttttgttttaaaaaactcTCAGATCTCtgaaaaagaaacagaaaatgggacagcagatgctgaaatcagacaaacgttggaaacactcagtaagtcagtcagcatctctggagtggagaaacaaagttaacattttgtCATTTTCCAAAATGTTTTAAGGTGTTAAGATGTTCAAGCAGAccatctgcctgaaaaatatcgaTGTATCAATTTTCCCCTTTCTGTATCAATTAAAACCTCGAGTATGTTCGGACCGTGCTTCCTTTACCATTGTACATCACACTTCCAAATCCAGAAGCACAACACTGGAATGCCGTCCATATATCTCACTCTCTCCTTAAAGATTCCCTTTAAcacgagtaggaaagaactgcagatgctagtttaaattgaagataaatacaaaatgctggagtaactcagcaggtcaggcagcatctctggattgtcacccattccttctctccagagatgctgcctgacctgctgaattactccagcattttgtgcccatcttccctTTAAAATGACCTCCTTTGACCAAACCTTTGCTCAGATTTCCTGGTGTCAATATTTATTTGATAACAGCAATGTTGCCTCTGGAGGTTTTAGTACATTAAATGCATGATCCAGCTAAAGAAAGTGGGAGTCCACTTGGACCAAATTAATCTTGAATATTTCATGTCACTATTTTAATATTCCACCGGGTGGTGCCGTCAGCGATgacagcctcaccaacagtctgtctttacatttttttgttgttatttttagtgtgcttTATAAAGTTTGTGTTaacgttctctggtttgttttatgtgggggaggggcagggggaaaccttttcctcaatgccggagatgtgattgttttccggatcgtatctccagtcactctgcgacctaacatcatggagctggcggccttgctcgagactgactttgagccccactgtgtGGTCATGGACTTACCACcggagcctgcgatcctttgcctgggatcaacACTCCAACCTGCGgattccaacatcgaggagcttgcagtctcgggtagagactgatgtcgggaagctccaaagtcgcaagagGTTCAACCacccccgacccggggtccgatcgccgggCTTGCAGGAGCAGATACCCCCAacgcgggagcttgatcgccccaacgcggagggcccgaccgccggctacgggagccaagatcgtcctgtcaacagaaggctcgaggcccccgactgcggaagaacaaagaagggaagagattgaactttttttccgacttccatcacattgaggaatgtggaggagtcactgtggtggttgtttatgttaaaatgtattttgttcctTTTTATTGGTACGATTGtatagcaaatcaaattcctcatatgtagCAAAacctacttggctaataaagtatgattatgatgattaaataaccaaattaaaataatctccCAAAGATTTAGTTTTCAGCCTCCCCAGGTTATGCACAATTGTTCATTTCATACAGTTATATTTAAAAATCTTCTCTTGGTAAACTAGCAACATGTATGCAAGAAGAATCCATTAGTTGCCCAATTATAACTGATAAACATTACTCACTGGGAATAGCGAGTCGGAATGCCCTTCAAAGTGTAAGCAATGAGCTAATGTGTTTCCACAATACTGTTTACCCCACCGGCAGTTCTTGGATCACTCAAAGATTTTATGAAGGAATTTATAGATAGAGCTCATTCTTTGACAATTGACCCATTGTAGGCCTGTGATAAATCATCAAACAGTTTCACTCCGTTTTcaattgtgctttttttttgcGAAATTGACGTTATGTCCGTTTTTGATTGACTTTACTTTCTCCAACAGCAATTTGTGTGCACCAGGCTGATGTAATACGAGCTCCGTACACCCTGGCGCTCGGTGTCACAAAACAGGCTGATCTCGAGCTGCTCACTTCCCCAATCTGAGCTTCAGCAGATAGTTGTGGCAGATTTACCACTCCTTCAAAAAAACACCGCCTTGTCTTTGGGCAGCAGCAGTTCTGGATTCTTGTTTCCCCAAAATATCAGCTGGACTTGTAGGGGAAGTCTCTCACTTCTCATCACAGGTTTTGGGTTCAAGTCCTACCTCAGAGACTTCAGTGCCAAAATCTAGACTTAATTCCCCAGCACAGCTGTCAGCCGAGCATCAACCTTTGCAGCTGGATGCAAAAGACCCTACACATGATCAGGTAGTAAAACAGGACCAGTATCCTCCTCTATATCTATCCATCCAGCAACATTCAGGCACAAAGTCATCACTAGACTAGTGCTGTGTGAGATATTGCTGTGCATAAATTGATTGCCATCTTTTCTACAACACTTGTTTAGAATGGGCAGTCGGAGGATAAAAGATTGTCATCGTAAGCTCAAATCATAGTACTAGAAATGTCTATAAAGATAATACGATGAAGAAAATAGAGTTTTCTAGCTCTCAGAACTCCCACTCTCAATCACGGTTTTCTTCCTGTGCAATGCTCCTTAAAAGCTCCCTCATCAAACAAGCTGCTGACCATTTGTTGCAAGATTTCCTGAGGGCTTGGTGTGAAATGCTGTTAAACAACCACTCCTGTGACTGGTCAAAGTGTCATACTGCAATAAAGGCAGCACATAAATACAAGTGATTTATAATGAAACCCCCAAAATGCTGCTCATTGCTGCCCTTTTCAAATACCGAGACACAGCAATACAACCGCATTAGTTACCCGGTGACCTAGACTAATGGCCCAGGGACACAAATTCTAGTCCCACCACAACAGCAGTGCATTTAACTAgaaaataattacaattttaagTGGCCGTGAAACTGCTGGTTTGCAATAGAATCCCAAATCTGCCAGCTTTACCCAGTCTGGTCTTCACATCATCCTGGACCAATGATCCTCCCAGGGACCATTAAAAAcagacactaatgggcctgtcctactttggcGACCACAGGAGTTTATGCGGTTgtcacatgttcgcgggtagttgccggggagtggcctttatggttgtgagtagttccCTGTTGAAAAAATAGTGGCGAACacaatgaagccgccatggagaatagCGAGCATTCTtatgccgtaggtgcagtggtaatgGGTTGCCaagaggtcgaaggttgtcgtaggttgttgccggtgctgactggtgaatttcattggctaaatggggggaaaaaaacgtaaacagtagttttcggAACCAATgataactgaccggtaatgttaatgtccgccgagcttcacagccgtatctctggcttcttaaaagttgtctccactccttctccccaccccgtctccactccttctccccaccccgtctccaccctttcccgcccccccccttttaaaggacttacatgacccttcctgtacacttgtgttttcaccgtcttaatcacagcgccaaccttcctgttcatcatggtgtgtgtctgtatcacattgaccttgcaccatgtgaatttcagtcaGACTGCactccccacttgccctgtcccccgcctgcataactggctggtgaaggaagcgatgtgtgtatgtgttccactccgacagtcgcctgaaaaatcgcctaagtgggagaggcccattAGTGCTGTGCTCTCAGGGACACACATTCTGTGCAGCAGTTGAACTAAATCAT
This portion of the Leucoraja erinacea ecotype New England chromosome 3, Leri_hhj_1, whole genome shotgun sequence genome encodes:
- the gng10 gene encoding guanine nucleotide-binding protein G(I)/G(S)/G(O) subunit gamma-10 → MTSNSNLSTMQRTVEQLKFEAGIERIKVSQAATELQQYCVQNACKDALLVGLPAGSNPFREPRSCTLL